The Streptomyces durmitorensis genome contains the following window.
GCTCGGCACACCGCCGTGCGCCACGACCAACTCGGCGGCGAGGTGCTGGGCCTGTGCGTCCAGCTGCTCGTAGGTCAGGCGGTCCGTGCCCACCTCCAGGGCGGGCTCGTGCGGATACGCGGCCGCCGAAGCCGCGAACCACTCGTACAGGGTCTCCTTCACTGGTGTCCTTCCAGGGGGTGCGGGGTGATGGGGGATGCCGGTGTGACGGGGGATGCCGGTGTGTGCAGGGTCTGCGGGAGCCGCTGGGTCGCGTCGAGCAGCCGGTCGAAGGCCGCGCCGATCAGACCGGCGCGGGGGCGTCCGCGCCCGGCGGACCGGTCCGCGAACCGGAGGGCCCTCGGCAGTTCGGCCCAGGCGGCGATCAGCGTGGCGGCGTCCTCCCGGCTCATGGCACCGGACTCGCCGAGCACGGTCAGGCGGTGGGTGTAGTGGCAGCCGGCGGCCCAGAGGTCGTCGGCGTACCGGCCGGGTGCTGTCGGATCGGCGACGAGCACATCGCGTACGTACGACAGGACATCGGGCAGGTGGAACAGCCACGTCCCCTCGTCGGGCACGGCATGCGCTCCGCCGTGCCCGGAGCGGCGGTCACCGGACGCCGCCTCCCGCTCCAGCCAGCGGAAGCTACCGGGAGCGGGCACCTCGGCGGCGCCGCCCAGGGCGAGTCGGTCACGCAGCGCGACCTCCGGTGCCGGTCCGGGCACCGGAGTGAGCGCCAGGGCCAGTTCGTCGTCGTCCAGCCAGCCCAGATGGGGCTCTTGAGGGCCGTGCGGGGTGAGGGCGGTGAAGTGATCGGCCACCAGCCAGCACGCGTCGCGGTGGTCGTGCACGAGCAGCCAGTGCGGCGCGTCGGCCCGGCCGTACCCCGCGGACCAGGGCAGGTGCCGTACGTTCCCGACCGCGAGAACCCGCCCGTGCAGGGCGAGTTCGGACTTGAGACCGGCCCGCGTCCGCCGCCAGTCGGCGGCCCCTCGGTAGGTGAGCGGGGCGAGGCCCGGCGCCGTGTCCACCCGCGTGTGGTGGGAGAAGGCGAGTTCGCCCGGTGGCAGCCCGGTGCGCACGGCGAGTCGGACGGACTCGGCGAAACGCCGCCGGACATCGGGCAGGTCGGGGGAAAGGTAGGCGGCCAGATTCGTGGTGTAGCAACTCAGTTGGGGTGCTGAGGCCACGAGGGTCGTCGACGTCATGGGCACTCCGGCTCGGTGAAGGCGCAGCTGAGCGGGACGGGAGAGCGGCGCAGACTCACCCAGCGGTAGGGGCCCCAATTGCCCCGGTCCCGGCCGGGTTCCACGTCGATCGTCCAGGGGCTGCCGGCGAGCCCGGTGCCCTCCGCCTTCACACAGGCCTCCTGCACGGTCCAGACACGGGCGAACTCGGCGGACCTCTCGGGTTCCGGCAGCGCGCAGACCAGGGGCGCGCGCCCCCGCAGACAGCGGCGTACGAGAGCGTCCGTCAGCCGCTCGGGCGGCACTTGCACATCGACGCCGACCCGGCGCCCCGGCCCCACGGCGGCGGCGATGGTGCCGCCGTCGTGGGAGACGCTGATCCCGACGCCGGGATGCCCGTCGAGCATCGGCCGGCCGCGCTCGTCCTTGCGCACCGCCACGTCGACGAGGTCGGCGCACCTGTGGCGCAGGAGATGGCGCAGGACCGCCCGGCTCGCGGTGAACTCATCGGCCCGCCAGCGGGGCAGCCCCCTGGCCTGCCGCAGATCGTCCTCGTTCGGCGCGGCCCGGGCGGGGAGCTCGTCCTGTGGGCCGCTGAGCACCCAGGTCCGGTGGGCGACCTCCTCGGTCCGCCAGGCGGCGACGTTCATGCGCGCAGCCTCTCCAGGAGTGGCTGCGCACCGTCGGCGACGCCGGCGAGCAGCAGACCGGTGGCGCCGCCCCCGATGCCGAGGACGGCTGCCTCCGCCCGGATCTGCTGGGCACGGCCGGGCAGGAAACCGTCCGCGCCCTGGAGCTGAGCGCAGCAGGAGAGCACCTCGTCGGCGGCGAGACCGACGGCGGACTTCAGGAGCGTGGCGGCCGCCAGGTCCTGCTCCTCGACGATGCCTCGCGCATGCGTCTCGTACAGGGCACGCAGCCCGGCGACCTTGACCAGGCAGACCGCGAAGTCCCTGCGCACCACGTCGTTGTGCCACAGGGGTACGCCGTCCACGCGGCGCCCCTGGAGCACGGCACGTGTCTCGTCGAGCACCCTGCTGGTGAGCGCCACGGCCCACTGCGCGCCGGCCAGCCGCTCGGTGCCCATGTGGCGGGCGAAGGAGGCCATGCCGCGGCCCGGTCTGCCGATGATGTGGTCGGCGGGCAGCCGGACGGAGTCGAACTCGACGTGTCCGGTGGCCGATCCGGGCAGCAGGTCCGTCCCCGCGTTCTCGACCGTGACGCCGGGAGCGTCGGCGGGCACGAGCACCCAGGTGAAGCTGGTGAAGTGGCGGCCCGGCCGGTGCCTGGCG
Protein-coding sequences here:
- a CDS encoding acyl-CoA dehydrogenase family protein, with the translated sequence MSDQGAHIPREEAHAPREEAHAPRDEADVPPSESFRAQVERALDPLPEGASLPHVWGALGAAGALAGIYHRTGRDGPVVDPRRLGALLAATDARGDNGVTLGVLVQTASAVPLLGSAPAGSPAARVYAQALRGATTVALAATDAAAPGSDLAGLGTEVTVKGDELTLSGGKRWATGACLAGHLLVLARHRPGRHFTSFTWVLVPADAPGVTVENAGTDLLPGSATGHVEFDSVRLPADHIIGRPGRGMASFARHMGTERLAGAQWAVALTSRVLDETRAVLQGRRVDGVPLWHNDVVRRDFAVCLVKVAGLRALYETHARGIVEEQDLAAATLLKSAVGLAADEVLSCCAQLQGADGFLPGRAQQIRAEAAVLGIGGGATGLLLAGVADGAQPLLERLRA
- a CDS encoding 4'-phosphopantetheinyl transferase family protein — protein: MNVAAWRTEEVAHRTWVLSGPQDELPARAAPNEDDLRQARGLPRWRADEFTASRAVLRHLLRHRCADLVDVAVRKDERGRPMLDGHPGVGISVSHDGGTIAAAVGPGRRVGVDVQVPPERLTDALVRRCLRGRAPLVCALPEPERSAEFARVWTVQEACVKAEGTGLAGSPWTIDVEPGRDRGNWGPYRWVSLRRSPVPLSCAFTEPECP